A section of the Heterodontus francisci isolate sHetFra1 chromosome 7, sHetFra1.hap1, whole genome shotgun sequence genome encodes:
- the ramp1 gene encoding receptor activity-modifying protein 1, which translates to MARWSGRVLGLLLLAHHLILLTACNEAYYSDLIKHICLEAYRFQMTDIGQKLWCDWEATLSSYRDLTNCTFLIANKMDCFWPNQVVDQFFVTIHKAYFANCPVSGRALGDPPNNIIGPFIVIPVMITLLMTALVVWRSKRNEGIV; encoded by the exons CACATCACCTTATTCTGCTCACTGCCTGCAATGAAGCCTATTACTCCGATCTTATCAAACATATTTGCTTGGAGGCCTACAGATTTCAGATGACTGATATTGGACAGAAGTTATGGTGTGACTGGGAAGCAACACTAAG CTCCTATAGGGACCTCACCAACTGCACATTTTTGATCGCCAACAAGATGGACTGTTTTTGGCCAAACCAGGTGGTGGACCAATTCTTCGTGACCATCCACAAGGCATACTTTGCAAACTGTCCTGTCTCTGGGAGAGCTTTGGGGGATCCCCCAAACAACATCATAGGGCCCTTCATTGTGATCCCGGTGATGATTACTCTGCTTATGACAGCACTTGTGGTGTGGAGAAGCAAACGGAATGAGGGCATTGTCTAA